The sequence below is a genomic window from Lolium perenne isolate Kyuss_39 chromosome 4, Kyuss_2.0, whole genome shotgun sequence.
TCCCTCTCCTCGCTTATGGTCATAGGCGCGAGCGGCGTGGCCGGAGGCGCAGTCTTCCGCGCAGATCTCGGTGCATCCGGGGCAGGCTGGCAGGCGGCCTGCGGCCGGCGAGGTCCATGCGTCTCGAGGCGGCCAGGGGGTGCGATGCGGACGCCGTCTCCGTGGGGGGCGGAGGCCGGCGGCTCGTGTGCCTCCCCCGACGTGGTCTGACCCGGCGGCAATCGGCCCTCCCGGCGACGGTGACTGGAGACGACGACGCGGATGCCTTGGCGCAGCAGGTTGGTATGGTGGACGCGAGGGTGCGAGTGGGCGGTGCTGCTTGTGactgtaaagcacacgtccgttgggaaccccaagaggaaggtatgatacgtacagcggcaagtttttccctcagtaagaaaccaaggttatcgaaccagtaggagtcaagaagcacgttgaaggttgatggcggcggagtgtagtgtggcgcaacaccaggaattccggcgccaacgtggaacctgcacaacacaaccaagatactttgccccaacttaacagtgaggttatcaatctcaccggcttgctgtaacaaaggattagatgtatagtgtcgatgatgatgtttgcagaaaacagtagaacaagtattgcagtagattgtattcgatgtaaaagaatggaccggggtccacagttcactagtggtgtctctcccataagataaatagcatgttgggtgaacaaattatagttgggcaattgacaaataaagagggcatgaccatgcacatacatgttatgatgagtagtgtgaaattcaattgggcattacgacaaagtacatagaccgctatccagcatgcatctatgcctaaaaagtccaccttcaggttatcatccgaaccctccaaagattaagttgcaaacaacagacaattgcattaagtatggtgcgtaatgtaatcaacacaaatatccttagacaaagcattgatgttttatccctagtggcaacaaagacatccacaaccttaggggttgtcaCTCCCagcatttaatggagacatgaacccactatcgagcataaatactccctcttgaagttacaagtatcaacttggccagagcctctactagcaacggagagcatgcaagatcataaacaacacatagatgatagattgataatcaacatagcatagcattcattattcatcggatcccaacaaacgcaacatgcagtattacagatagatgatcttgatcatgttaggcagctcacaagatccaacaatgatagcacaattaggagaagacgaccatctagctactgctatggacccatagttcaggggtgaactactcacacatcactccggaggcgaccatggcggtgaagagtcctccgggagatgattcccctctccggcagggtgccggaggcgatctcctgaatccctcgagatgggattggcggcggcggcgtctctggaaggttttccgtatcgtggctctcggtactggaactattatcgatgaaggcttaagtaggcggaagggtaggtcaaggggcgccacgaaggccccacacgccagggccgcgcggccagcacctgggccgtgccgccctattgtgtgggcgcctcgtcgccccacttcgtatctcctccggacttctggaagcttcgtggaaaaataagatcctgggcgttgatttcgtccaattccgggaatatttccttactaggatttctgaaaccaaaaacagcagaaaacagcaactggctcttcggcatctcgttaataggttagtgccggaaaatgcataaatatgacataaagtatgtataaaatatgtgagtatcatcaataaagtaacatggaacataagaaattatagatacgtttgagacgtatcaagcatccccaagcttagttcttactcgtcccgagtaggtaaacgataacaaagataatttctgaagtgacatgatatcataatcttgatcaatactatttgtaagcatatgtcatgaatgcagcgatccgaagcaatggtaaagacaatgagtaaacaactgaatcatatagcaaagacttttcatgaatagtactttcaagacaagcatcaataagtcttgcataagagttaactcataaagcaataaattcatagtaaaggcactgaagcaacacaaaggaagattaagtttcagcggttgctttcaacttgtaacatgtatacgtcatggatattgtcaacataaagtaatataataagtgcaatatgcaagtatgtaggaatcaatgcacagttaacacaagtgtttgctttttgagatggaaggaagtaggtgaactgactcaacataaaagtagaagaaaggcccttcgcagagggaagcattgattgctatatttgtgctagagcttttattttgaaaacaagaaacaattttatcaacggtagtaataaagcatatgtattatgtaaattatatactacaagttgcaagcctcatgcatagattaccaatagtgcccgcaccttgtcctaattagctcggattacctggattatcaccgcaatacatatgttttaaccaagtatcacaaaggagtacctctatgccgcctgtacaaaggtctaaggagaaagctcgcattggatttctcgcttttgattattctcaacttagacatccataccgggacaacatagacaacagataatggactcctctttaatgcataagcattcaacaacaaataatattctcataagagattgaggattgttgtccaaaactgaaacttccaccatggatcatggctttagttagcggcccaatgttattcactaacaatatgcatgctcaaaccattcaactcatggtaaatcgcccttacttcagacaagacgaacatgcatagcaactcacatgatattcaacaaagggtagttgatggcgtccccaggaacatggttatcgcacaacaagcaacttaataagaaataagatacataagtacatattcaataccacaatagtttttaggctatttgtcccatgagctatatattgcaaagacaaagaatagaaatttaaaggtagcactcaagcaatttactttgaaatggcggagaaataccatgtagtaggtaggtatggtggacacaaatggcatagttattggctcaaggatttggatgcacgagaagtattccctctcaatacaaggcttaggctagcaaggttgtttgaaacaaacacaagtatgaaccggtacagcaaaactcacataaaaacatattgcaagcattataagactctacactgtcttccttgttgttcgacccttactagaaaatatctagaccttagagagaccaatcatgcaaaccaaattttagcaaactctatgtatttcttcactaataggtgcaaagtatatgatgcaagagcttaaacatgatccttatgagcacaacaattgccaagtatcaaattattcaagacattctaccaattaccacatgtagcatttcccgttcaaCCATATAAGAAttgacgaagcagttcaaccttcgccatgaacattatgagtaaagcctaaggacatatttgtccatatgcaacagcggagcgtgtctctctcccacacaatgaatgctaggatccaactttattcaaacaaaacaaaacaaaaacatatagacgctccaagtaaagcacataagatgtgacggaataaaaatatagtttcactagaggaacctgataatgttgtcgatgaagaaggggatgccttgggcatccccaaggttagatgcttgagtcttcttgaaatatgtagggatgaaccaccggggcatccccaagcttagagctttcactctccttgatcatattgtatcatcctcctctcttgatccttgaaaacttcctccacaccaaactcaaaacaactcattagagggttagtgcataatcaaaattcacatgttcagaggtgacataatcattcttaacacttctagacattgcacaaagctactgaaagttaatggaataaagaaatccatcaagcatagcaaaacaggcaatgtgaaataaaaggcagaatctatcaaaacagaacagtccgtaaagacgaatttttaagaggcaccagacttgctcaaatgaaaatgctaaaattgaatgaaagttgcgtacatatctgaggatcactcacgtaaattggcagaattttctgagttacctacagagaattcaacccaaattcatgacagcaagaaatctgtttctgcgcagtaatccaaatctagtatgaaccttactatcaaagactttacttggcacaacaatgcaacaaaattaagataaggagaggttgctacagtagtaacaacttccaagactcaaatataaaacaaaagtgcagaagtaaaatcatgggttgtctcccataagcgcttttctttaacgcctttcagctaggcgcagaaagtgtgtatcaagtaacatcaagagatgaagcattggcatcattttcacaacttatcccattaggtatcttagatgctcctttttctatagtggtattaagagctttatcaattttaggcctataatagttttttggtttaggcaccttagagacatacatgaacttttgctccttacccacataagctttctctctaaacttaatagatgaaaaagttgaacccaaggttcccatagcttcttcaagttcactgatcctttgggtttgattatcatgaatagcacaggcttctaagatggcaattttctcattaatcccccctagagatttgtcaagtttatcgttgctattaagtaattctcccaatttagtttcaattcttggaagattttgctctatggtctccaactttttcatgacatcttcaagagagatttcaattttaacttcattaataggtggtattccaaatagactctcaataatgcaactagcttctaaagcaggagttcctaggaaattacctcccgcgagacaatcaagaacatacctattccagctagagataccaacataaaagttcctgagtaggatagtggtggagtgtttcttagtgcacctattatgagcatcactaattctataccaagcatcttttaaacattctcccccttgttgcttaaacgaacgaacttcaatttcaggattactcattttagcaatagtaaataaagcaaactagataaagtaaatgcaagttactaattttttgtgtttttaatatggagattacaaacaagatagtaaataaagtaaagctagcaactaatttttttgtgttttgttttagtgcagcaaacaaagtagtaaataaaaataaagcaagacaaaaacaaaataaagagattggaagtggagactccccttgcagcgtgtcttgatctccccggcaacggcgtcagaaaaagctttgctgcttgtgacggtaaagcacacgtccgttgggaaccccaataggaaggtatgatgcgtacagcggcaagtttttccctcagtaagaaaccaaggttatcgaaccagtaggagtcaagaagcacgttgaaggttgatggcggcggagtgtagtgcggcgcaacaccagggattccggcgccaatgtggaacttgcacaacacaaccaagatactttgccccaacttaacagtgaggttgtcaatctcaccggcttgctgtaacaaaggattagatgtatagtgtggataatgatgtttgtagaaaacagtagaacaagtattgcagtagattgtattcgatgtaaaagaatggaccggggtccacagttcactagtggtgtctctcccataagataaatagcatgttgggtgaacaaattacagttgggcaattgacaaataaagagggcatgaccatgcacatacatgttatgatgagtagtgtgaaattcaattgggcattacgacaaagtacatagaccgctatccagcatgcatctatgcctaaaaagtccaccttcaggttatcatccgaaccccctccagtattaagttgcaaacaacagacaattgcattaagtatggtgcgtaatgtaatcaacacaaatatctttagacaaagcattgatgttttatccctagtggcaacagcacatccacaaccttaggggttgctgtcaccccctgcatttaatggagacatgaacccactatcgagcataaatactccctcttggagttataagtatcaacttggccagagcctctactagtaacggagagcatgcaagatcataaacaacacatagatgatagattgataatcaacataacatagcattcattattcatcggatcccaacaaacgcaacatgtagtattacagatagatgatcttgatcatgttaggcagctcacaagatccaacaatgatagcacaattaggagaagacgaccatctagctactgctatggacccatagtccaggggtgaactactcacatatcactccggaggcgaccatggcggtgaagagtcatccaggagatgattcccctctccggcagggtgctggaggcgatctcctgaatcccccgagatgggattggcggcggcggcgtctctggaaggttttccgtatcgtggctctctgtactggaactattatcgacgaaggcttaagtaggcggaagggtaggtcaaggggcgccacgagggccccacacgccagggccgcgcggccagcacctgggccgcgccgccctgttgtgtgggcgcctcgtcgccccaattcgtatctcctccggacttctggaagcttcgtggaaaaataagatcatgggcgttgatttcgtccaattccgagaatatttccttactaggatttctgaaaccaaaaacagcagaaaatagcaactggctcttcggcatctcgttaataggttagtgccggaaaatgcataaatatgacataaagtatgtataaaacatgtgagtatcatcgatAAAGtttcatggaacataagaaattatagatacgtttgagacgtatcaggcggccaCGCCGGTCGGATCTGGGCTAGGGGGCCCGATCTGGGTCTGGCTGCCCTGCTCCGCTCCGCACCTTCCCGGAGGTTGCCATGCCATCCCAGGGGGGATCTGCTGGCACGTTGGGTCGGTGGCACGGAGGGATGTGTCTGTCGGAGGGCCGTTCCCCTGCTGTCTACTGGCCTCGGCCATCTTCGGGGGTGTCTCAAGTCCTGTCAAGGTGGTGCCTTTCTCTGCGCGGTTGCAAGATCATGGATGTCGGGGGCGACCCTGGAAGGTGGGAACCTTGTGGGTTGGCGGGTGAGCCCGAGGTTCTGGTGCTGGCTAGGGCCATGGACAGGGGGCTATCATGGTGCTTAGTGGGCTGCGTTTTGTGGGGGTGTGATGTTTGCCACCTCGATTGCGTCCCTTGCCATGTTTGGGTGGCGGAGAGATCATGCCGAGAGGAAACTCTTGCCCTAGATCTTCTAGGGCCACAACGGCGGCGTCCATGGAcgtcgcttccttcttgaaggcgtcgttgtGGCTTCTCCCTGCCCCCTTTcgtgctccgggtgaaaacccaagatccccGGATCAGGCGGTGGCGGCACTCCGGTGTCGTGCTGTTCTTGAAGACACCGTCTAGGAGCCCAGACCACGAGGCTCTCCGATGGTTGTGATGGAGGTGATTCTTCGGCGATCTTCGGCAAGGCTTGCTCCGTGCCCTTCCCTTGTCGAGCTTCATTGGTGCTTCTTCTCGGTCTGTGAGCAACGTGGGTTGGTCCCCGGTGGTGGTCGGCTTCCGGTGGCGTTTCTGCGATGGAGGGGTGTTGTCGACGACACGAGTGAAAAATGGCTCGCTCTCGagtgagctccggcccgacacCGTAACTTCCAGCTCTGCTCCGAGTCCTCGTAGACGTTTTGGCTGAGCTCGTTGATCGCGCTTCCAGTTGTAGCTTCTTTGGTAGTTTGTGTGGGTGTGTGATCTCGATATGTAAGCTGTGTTCAGCATTTTGTATCATTTTCGCCAttatggctttgttaattcaaagttgggCACGCCTTTTATTAAAAAAAAGAACAAGTGCCATATTTCTTGAAACGGGGGTAGTATAATATATGAAATGTTCTCCTTATGTCGAAACATGGTGCGTATTAGGGTTTTTAAAGTTAAACCGTGTAACTTTGACCAagtttgtaaaaaaaaaaaacagtatcTAGAATATCAAAGCAATACCATTAGAaacatcatgaaatatattttaatATGGTACGGATTCTCTATTTATAGATAAGATATAGATAATTTTCGCAagagtgaattccactttttaTCCTGTAGTTGCGCATTTGCGACACATATTATCCCATTTAGTGGAACTTCCCATTTAGTGGAACTTCAACCGAAATATGTCATCTAGGAGGTCTTAAACACGCTTTTGCCCCAGTTTAGCATTTTGTATATTTTGATTAGATAGGACCAACATGTTACGTTGATATGGCCTGAAAAAATATGTAAAGAACGGAGGTCGGCATCGACGATCATGTCCAGACTTCTCAGCACCAATTGTTCACATTCCTTGTCATCATTTTAATTTGGAACCTTGTTAATCCGTTCAGACCTTTCTCAATGGGCATCCATGAAAAAATGATGTTCCAAAGCTTATAAAAGGGGTATTCTAGGTGAGTTTCTTTGAATGGGGTAATATGTGTCACAAATGCATAACTACAGGGTAAAAAGAGGAATTCACTCTTTTCGCAATAAACTTGATCAAAGTTAGTGCAGTTTGATTTTCATGAAAACCAATGCACACTACAATACGGCGAGGAAGTGGTAAATAAACAATATCAACACAGTCAGTACTTGTGTAACTTTTACTAGGATGCCAGGAATCTAAATCAAGTCTACACCAGTTTGTGCATCAAAGGATTATATGATTTCTACAGGTCAAAGGTATgtgcaatatatatatatatatacatggttTTTGAGTTGCTGTATAGTCGCTGAATAGTCGCTGTATAGTCGCCGAGTCGTTTTCCAAAAATCACGGTGACTCGCGACTATACAGCGACTTATGGCGACTATACAGCGACTTTGGTCGACTATACACTGAGTCGCAGCCTCGGCGACTTGACTTGACTCGGCGACTCAAAaaccatgtatatatatatatatatatatatatatatatagatggcACGTAGGCTGTACCAGATGTGTATACTTGCACATAGTTGAATGTTGGTGTCTGAAGTGTGCCTGCATAGTTTTTGATGAACAGCAACACACAAGCTTCACAAAATAAAGCTCAACGACAGCTAAAACTACTACGCAAACACCACAACTGAACAAACGAACACACCTCAAGGTTGACACACCTACAGACAAGTCTGGCATTATCACTAGTACGTAGTTGGCATTCCAGCAGCAAAGCTTCAGAGCTGCCGAATGGGTATAATAGTTTCTTCCAACACAAGCTTCTTGTTCATCACTTGCCCCAGACCGTGATGTACTCTAGGCAATACAAAGCAGATTCCTACGTAGGACCAAACTTACACAAAAACTGGGGCAATAGAGGTAGTTTGCTTGCATCGCATCTCTTGAAAGTCCTACAAACTTACAGGTTGCACCAGAAGCAGCTAACAGAGAGACCTCTTGGTGTTCATTCCAGGAGAACTTCACCTTCACCGATTGCTTTGTTCATGATTTTTGTCGATACATCTACTTCTTCTTTGTGAGCATCGCCATCGTCGGCTTTATTGTCCAGCGGCATGGAGGATGTGTCGGTGTTACCACCAGTGTCTCCGTCTCTGGATGTGGCCTTTTCGACGCTAGTTGAAACCAAAGCCAAAGTCCCATTTGGTGGAGAATTCAGCTCGGCAGATGTCAGGTCCGTGAAGGGCTGTGTTTGGTTGTTCAACGCCGCTGTTGAATTTAGTTGCTGCTCAGCTTGACCTTCCAAGGGAGTTGAATTGCTTATCTCTGATCCACCATTGTTGCTTGTCAGGTTTGCTGGGGCTGGATCACTCTTGCTTTCTGAGACCAAGCTGGGAGTGCTCAGATTTGGGTTGGAAGATGCATTAGCTGAAGAAGCCCCATGTTCCTCGACTGCATTGGTTCCATTCACCCCAGGGCCTCCAAGTGTCATTCCATTTGATAAATTGGTGGTGCCTTCAAATATCCTATCCATGCTCTTCAATTGCTCATCTGGAAGAGGTTTTGCGATTTGGGCATCATGGTCCACAGAACTCGACACGTTAGCACCTGTAGAACTCTGTTCTGTAGCCTTGTGAGCTTCCTCCTCCTTGTGTTCCTGCTTTTCATGAGGAACTGCTGTTGAAGCATCATCCACGTACAAGATTTTCTCTTCGGCATGATGGGCCAGATCAGCTTGCTGCGATGATGGAGGGTCATGAGTAACAGCACTAGATACATCGTCACCGTGGAAACTCTTTTCTTGATCCTCCTGAGACCGCTCCTTCCGCTCTTCATCCTCAAACACAGCCCCGCCATCAGACCCTTCGTCCTTACCAGCAGAGTGCTCACCAGGCTCAGCAAGATCATCATCCTTGTCCAGGTCTGGCTCATCAATGGGATCGTCATCATGCTCATCGTGCTTCATTTCTTGCTCTATCTCTTCAGTCTCTTCGTCCTCAACCCGTTCATCCAGTGTTGATGAATCAGCCTCCATCTTTGCTGGCAGGTCTTTCCTGCCCAATCTGATGACCTCTACCTGGCTCTTATCATCTTTATGCACATCATCAGTGTCATGATTGTCGTCGTTTTCATTATACGCTGTCTTCTTCTCATAAGAATGCTTTACTTGGTAGAGGAGCCAAACAGACACAATAACCAAAAGACTTATCTGAAGAGCTTTCTTTAGCTTCAGACCTCTTGATCTGTGGTTTCTACTAGAGCTCTGCCTCAGCATTTTTACTCTGTAGGGGTAACAGGACAACCTATTAAAACCAAAGTCTGCTCCTAATATCTCAACACCTTCTTGAAGTCGTCCTACACGAAGAGGTTCACAACATATAAGCATCGGGATATAAATAACTTGATGAAATACCTGAACAAATGGACACTATGCTTGCCTAAGTCAACTTGCAGATAAGTCAAAATGCATATCTATAAAATACTAGAACCATTCCTATCACAAGCAAATAAGTGCATTAATTAGAGACAATTTGACAACAGTAGTCACATGAAAGGAGCTATAGATTGTAGATCTAAACTACCTCTTGCAAGTTCCTAGGACCTTGAATCAAAGCATGTGTACAAAATAACAGTCTAGGTTAATTTTCTGAAACGAAAACCAACTGCTTGGGATTTTGTTAACAAGATGGAGCGTTCGCTACGTTACTACTACCCCAAAATAGCACTAATCAATGCCAAGGCAGCTTAGGAAACAAGTAAGAGTCGCAATGTTTCCACAAAACACGCAGCAGACCACCTCTAAACTAGTTTGCTAAACCAAAAGAAACAGAGATACCCAAAGTTGAACTGAAATGGCCTAAAGAAAACATATGAGGACTCCAATCACCTGACAGTGCAACGAGCTAAGAAATGAAAGGACAGATTTGAGCCTTGGGGAAGACATAATCCGAAAGAAGCATATCCTAGCTAGGGATTTCTTGCCAAATCCAGGCGAGAAAACCGGCCACCACAAACCAACATCCCAACGACATGAGCAATGTTTTTTCGTCCCAAGAAAACACAAACGCAAGAGGGGCGTAAATGAGCTCAGGAACCTACATGAGATATATGGCCAGGGCACACCAAGAAAATATTCAAACTTCGCACAAGAACAGAGGCATATGAAATATCTCACCTTGGATACCACCAGTAATCAATCAAGATGCCGGGAGCAGCTGTTCTTGGTTTCTGGCCTGGAcacctcctcccgccgccggcgATTTAAGGAGAAACACCCAGGGGGAGGTCGAACTGGGTGAGATTGGTCAAAATCCTGTCCCGCACTAGTGCAAGGCCGGCCGGATCTAAATGAAACCTACCACGCGGATTGTTTTCCTCTGGCAGAGGAAGGAGGAGGGAGCCGATAAAGAAATGCGAGAGTGGTGGTGAGTGGATTTGGGGCTCGCGCATATGGCGATTGGGGAATGGCGGTAGGTGCTGCTGCAGTGTAGGGATTTTATGACGCGATGCGGATGGACAGAGAGGCTCAGCTCCGGAGTCACACGGgggagagaaagagaaagaggaggaagagaagaaaGAAATGGTGGATTTTTATCGCATTGTTGCTCTGACTTTCGTCCAGTTTTTATTGGTTTTTAACCCTCCTTCTTGTGTTTGCGGCTGGGGGCTTTGGCAGCGTGTGGTTGGAGGTTGGGAACATGGAGCTTTGGAACACCCGTCGCATCGCACCAGGCCGGTTTTACCCATGCCTCGCTACAGGTTTTGTTGCCTGTTGTCTGAgaggaagggccattcttttctcGTGTAATTTCGAGTGTGTGTATTTATTTCATTTTATCTATTTCTACTGTGGGTAAAATAAATGGAATCACtctttaaatttttttttttattaaAGTGGTAGCTTAGTCTTTTTTTCGATGAAAGGAATCACAGCTCACAATTGTCATTTGCATGAAAACAGGATAAAAAATCTTATTTTTCTGTAATTACAATGTTTTTCTCTTTCAAATAACGATTTTAGTTGTAACAGTGCAATACAGTTTCAATTTGCGTGAGGACATCCATATGGGAGCTCAGATCCTGGTTCATTAATGAAATCAGCGCGCCATAAGATGTGTGtaacaaaaaagaaaaatgacTACATCACCGAGATCCAAACCAGCACGCCAGCAAACAAACACCTGATATCTAGAGCAAttattaaagaaaaggaaaattgacATCTTCATCTAAACATAATAGTTTCTGAAATCTCACTTCACTAATTTAAAAATAAGCTCGACATGCACCTTGTGTGACAATAGCTCATGTGTGTGCTGTGAGCGTAGTGTGATTTATCGATTGCTCTAGGAGACAAATGAAATATTAACAACTAAAACGGAGAAAAAACAA
It includes:
- the LOC127293478 gene encoding uncharacterized protein; the protein is MLRQSSSRNHRSRGLKLKKALQISLLVIVSVWLLYQVKHSYEKKTAYNENDDNHDTDDVHKDDKSQVEVIRLGRKDLPAKMEADSSTLDERVEDEETEEIEQEMKHDEHDDDPIDEPDLDKDDDLAEPGEHSAGKDEGSDGGAVFEDEERKERSQEDQEKSFHGDDVSSAVTHDPPSSQQADLAHHAEEKILYVDDASTAVPHEKQEHKEEEAHKATEQSSTGANVSSSVDHDAQIAKPLPDEQLKSMDRIFEGTTNLSNGMTLGGPGVNGTNAVEEHGASSANASSNPNLSTPSLVSESKSDPAPANLTSNNGGSEISNSTPLEGQAEQQLNSTAALNNQTQPFTDLTSAELNSPPNGTLALVSTSVEKATSRDGDTGGNTDTSSMPLDNKADDGDAHKEEVDVSTKIMNKAIGEGEVLLE